ACACACCAAATCAAGCAACATAGACATGTGATGACAGTTAAGGagccactaaaagaaaaaaacttcgtGCCAGAGGGAGAGAATACAAAATACATACTGAAattgaaggaagagaagagggaaggccGCTTTGAAGTGGGGACATTTATGCTGAGACTTACAGGATGGGGAGTTAGCccggaggagctggggagggcgGGCCAGACACAGGGACGAGCAAGTGCAAGGGCATGAGCTTGGCGTTGGCAAGAAACCAGAAGAGGGTCAGAAGGGCCTGTGCGTGCAGTGAGCAAGGGGCAGGTGGCAAAGCCATGGGGTCAGACGGGAGGTGGCCCATCACTCAGGCCCTTCCTTATAGGAGGGGGACCACATGTCACAGTCCTGGTCTGTGCCTGCTGTCCCAGTGTAAAGATTCATAATGTCTCATTTTGGTCCGGACATAACAAACTTGACGGTCACCCTATCATAGGTTGTGGTACAGAGTTTGGATTTTGTTCCCAGGACAGTAGAAAAGCATTAAGGGGTTTTAGAAGAGAGCGACACTCGAATTTATAATGCATAAAGGTCACTCTGACTCCTGTGTGGAGAGGGcctgcaggagggagcaggagggaggccaTTGTCTCTTTCCTGACTCAGCTGCAGAGTGTGGAAGGAGCAAGGCCTGGGAAAGACAGGGAGATCCGGTTTCGGCCAACTGAAGTCGCAGCCATGGGTGAAGTGACTCCGGGCAAATGCATCCCCAGAGATGCTGTTCCCCTTGTCCTTCCTGTGCCTACTCAGTCCCAAGGCTTCCAGGAGGGGCCTTAAGGAGTGGGAAGAAGCCCCTGAGGGCAGCTGTCCACCTCCCAGGACTACAGGGAAGCCGGTGAAAGAAATAGCAAAGTTCTCTGGAAGGGGTAAAGGactcagtaaatttaaaaatcgACGACGAACAATATTAACTTTCCATTTGATAAAAtgccctttccctttccttctcagcCCCACACAGCCCCCCACATCCAAGAGGAGATTTCAGAAGTGAGAGCCCAGGGGGCATTCACAGATACCAGCTGGGGAGGGTCTCCCAGGGAGGCCAGCTTCCAAACCGAATGGGTGCTGGGAGAAAGCAGGTGGCTTCCGGTGCCTGCTGATGTGCAGCTGACTGGCCCACGAATGAAGGTAGGCCCACTCACCCTGGCACCACCTCTGGGGGTTGGCATTTATATCTGGGGGTACAGGGAAGGGGAATATGTGGACAAGCACATACACTGCTCACAGCATGCTACGGGCAGATGCCAGCACAGATTTCCAGTTACCTTTTATATTTAGAGGAGGTGGGAGCAGAAAACAAGCGAAGAGCTTGTAATGGCAGTGAAGAGTGGGAAGGCCAGGAAAGTTAGAAGTCCATAAAACAAATTCTGCAAGCATGAGGAGCCTCTCAGTTGTCTTCCTGCAAAACAGCACATGCGCGCATGCCTAAGAGACCAGGCAGGTTATTAAGTAAACCTTCGCTCAGGTGGCAAGTCACCCTCCACTTGGGACGTCCATCCAAGTCCGGTGTCAGGAAGGGACAGCCACAGgctcagggaggaagggaagaggctgATGGGAGAAGGGTCACTCACCCAGTGGCAGGACGAAGAAAAAGGGGAACCAGCAGAGCACAAAGACTCCCACGACGATGGCCAGAGTCTTGGCCGCCTTCTTCTCGCGGGAGAACTTGAGCAGGCGCACGGACAGTGAGCTGCGGAAGGTGTGGCCCTTGGCGCTGCGCCTCCTGCCACGGGCCGCGTCCGAGCCGGTGCTTGCGCTGCGACAGTGGATGCGCAGCACCACCTCCGAGGCCTTGCCCCGCTCGCGCTTGACACCAGCCTCCAGGCTGCGCGTGGTGCTTCGCGCAACCACGTACACGCGGCAGTACATGACCACGATGACAGCCATGGGCAGGTAGAAAGAGCACAGGGAGGAGAAGACGGCGTAGCCCGCCTCCTCCGTGATGCCGCAGAAGCGCTCGTCCGGGGGCACCGGCTCCTTCCAGCCCAGCAGCGGCCCCACGGATACCACGAGGGCTATGGCCCAGAGCAGCGCCAGGATGGCGGCCGCCTTCCGCTCGGTCATGATGGAGGGGTACTTGAGCGAGTGGCGCACGCCCACGTACCGGTCCACCGAGATGGTGCAGAGGCTGAGGATGGAGGCTGTGCAGCAGAGCACGTCCACGGCGGCCCACACGTCGCAGAAAGCCCGGCCGAAGGCCCAGAAGCCCAGGACCTCCATGGTGGCTGAGAAGGGGAGCACCGTGGTGCTCAGCAGCAGGTCGGCCACGGCCAGATTCACAATGAAATAGTTGGTGACCGTCTGTAAATGGCGGTTGCAGGCCACGGAGAGGATGACCAGCAGGTTGCCTGCCACCGCCGTGAGGATGAAGGCGGCCAGGAAGACTCCCACGCCCACGCCCTGCGCACTCACCACCAGCCCCCCGACGGCCGCCGTGCCGTTCACCTCGCCGCCAGCGCCGGCGCCCCCCGGCTCCCCCGCGGAGCTCCTGTTGTCCTCGCCGCTGTCCGCGCCCaccacgccgccgccgccgccgcccgcggtCCCCCGCACGCCGTCCACTGCGGGGCCCTCTGAGACGGCTGACCCGCCCGCGCcacccccgccgccgcccgcgctggAGCTCCTGGCGCTGCTGTCCGAGCGGGATCCCTCGAAACTGACGCTCAGGAGGTCGCGGAAAGTCATCTCAACGCGTGGCCGTCGGGGGCTGGGCCCGGGCGCAGGACGAGCGACTGTTAGGGCGGGGGGTCACTGGGCATAGTCGCGGGGCTCTGGCTCTAGTTTGGCGCGCCGGTCCCGTCAGGATCCTGCCCCAGTTTCTGTGACGTGGAGCGCAGCTGCCCTCGAGCACAACGGGGCCGACGGGGCCGGCGACTGGGGCTCCCCGAGGCCGGCCGCGGAGTGGGACCCAAGAGCCGGGGCTGGCGACGGGCGCCGTTCTCTGAGCGCGCCTAGGCGGCCAGGCGGCGCAGGCTGCGGCCACTGCGGCGCTCACTACTGGGCGCGGGGGGCGGGACGGAGGAGGTGCAGCgctggggaggaggcggggagggggcggccggCGCCGAGGGACCTGGCGCCACACTTGCCGGAAGAAGGGGCTCTGTGCTTTGGGAGAGCCACCGTCCCGGGGTCCCCAGGGGCGGCGGCGCAGGCGCGCGCTCCGACCCCGCAGCAGCAACCCCCGCCGCACCGCGGGTGCCCACGTCCGCCCTCTCGCCTCGCGGTCCTCTCCcggctccctcccccagccctcttgggtctcctccccctttctcctcAGCTGCGTCTCCCTGCCTCCCGCCCTTTTCCCCAGCGTCTCGGGTCACTCGCTGGTGCCCTTGGGCGCACCGAGCGTAGAAGGTGCGATGCTCGAGTTCCCCAGACTCACGGCTCCGGCCGCCAGAGTGCAGCAAGCGCGTGGAGGCTGCAGACTGCCGACTGGACCGCGCCATGCCGCGCCGGGTCGCGTCCAGGGACTGCCTGGATGGATCTGTGGCATCTCCTTACTTCTCTCAAGGCACTGGATAAGGGAGAGTCTCAAACACCTCTGTACAGTGACGTGGCGTGGAGAGCCCCAGGAAGGGTCGAAAGCTTTGCGGGCCTGTGAATGGGCGAAGGGACAAGAAACTACACTTACATGGTTACAGTCTTCAGATCCTGCCGAGGACACGTCGGTCTGTCTATACCAACTTCTGCACAATTACTTTACTCCATATTGGGTGTCAGAATAACACTTCCTATTGCTATACTAAGTAAGTGGCCTGGTTCTAGGGCGGGAGGGTTTAAGAGCTGGAGGGTGGGAAAGGCCACTTGGTGGAATGGTTAAAgcagtggggggagggcaggcagacagtctggctccagactCAGGCTCCACCCCTTGCTAGTTGACCTCTTTGTGTCTcagttcttcatctgtaaaatgaggataacagtaGTGTCTGTCTATTGACCtgaaggttaaatgagttaatatgtgttAAGGCCCTGGAGTAGTGCTTGCTGTTAGCTGAGTAGGTCTAGGCAGGGCAGGATTTGAACAGGGAGGATAGAGAACAGCAGGGTTTGGAGCTAGTGTGAACCCCGGGACACAGGTAGAGGGGTGGGTTTGAGGAGCCTCCTGTTGACAAGCAAGACTGGACAGGGGGAGACAAAAAGAGACCATTTCTTTGGCCAACATAAAAATACTAACCAGGCTGCTATGTGTCAGGCCATACCAGACCCTCTGGATGGCAGAGGCGGGGAGGAATTGCAGGGAGGATAATGCCACCGAGTAGGTGCAGGATGAGAAAGGCTTGAGCCATGCCAGGGAGATGAGGACCTGTTTGGAGAGGTGTCTGGGATGGGGTGGAGAACTCACGGCTTCAGCGCCCACTGGCGATGAATGACATCTCAGGATGTCTGAGAATCCTAGATGAGAAGGTGCTTTGGAGAAGAAgcataaaatgggggaaatggtGAGAGATGAGTAGCCCCACTtcacactccctccccagcccaggaagccaaAGCTGTTACAGCCATAGCTCTTCCAAGGCCCCCGGCTTTCCTATATACATCTTCCATCTTTTACTTGGGTCTTTGGGAACTTACTATGGAGAGTTGAAATGAAAGCAAGGTGGCTTATAAGGATTTCTTGGCAGCTGATCAAAAGTAAAACTTTGGGTTTGGGCTTCCTTTctgaaggggaggggcagggggttcTGGAAGGAGAGGCCGGAAGCTTCTCACAGGGGAGTGTCAGTTGGCAGGCTCAGTCTCTGTGACTAGTTGCCATCTCACAGTGTGGGACAGGGGTACCCCTGGTGGAGTACATCTCACTCTGGGCTTGGTCAGTTTTCAGGAACAACTGGGAATAGAAGACATAGTTAAATCTGAACTAGTAGGAAACTACTTGACAGGTGTCACATAGAAATCTGTGCTTGATTCTGGCCTAGAAAGCCAGCATAAGGCTGGCTGGAGGTATATTTGCCAGCAGGGTGAGGAGGCATTGTGGATAGGGTGCCTGGAAGGAGATGGGGCTACTTCACTGCATCTCAAATCTTGGTCTGCCAGGGGACTTTGGAGATTCTAGAGCTCtaggggaagaaagagggaaggacagGAGTAGTGAAATTGTCTGTGACTTTCCTCTACCAGCTTATGATACTCAAATCTGGGAAGGGGTCACGTTGTTAGACCAGAGAGCCCTGGAGACCTGGCTGGCCCTTGGGTTCTTTGTGATCCAGCAGCATGGTTTCTAGTTTAAGATGGAAAACTAAGCACCTGTGTTTATGTCCTCTCCCTTATGAGACTCCTCTAGAGTGagagtagagaaaaaggaaagattcaTCTTACAGCTGAGAAGTTATATCTTAGACTGATAAGCCTAGACTTCAGCCCTTAAAGAGGAGGCTTGAGGGACCTCTACAAGAGGTCATGGGGGGTTTGAGTGTCCTTCATGACTTATCTCTTGGGCTCCTCCCAATTCTtcttctctcctctgtctctcatGGAGATGGTGAAGGATTGTCACTTTCAGAGTCAGGGTGCTgaatgtgcctattggccatctatgTGTCTTCttaggagaaatgtctgtttaggcttctgctcactttttgactgagttgtttgttttttgatattgagctgtctGAGCTGTctctatattttggaaattaatcccttgtcagtagcatcatttgcaaagatgttctcccattccataggttgtcttttcattttgtttatgatttccttagctgtgcaaaagcttttaattagaccccatttgtttatttttgcttttgtttcctttactctagaagatggatccaaaaaaaatattgctgccatttatgtcagagtgtgttctgcccatgttttcctcGAGGAagtttatagtatccagtcttacagttaagtctttaatacattttgagtttatttttgtatatggtgttagagaatgttctaatttcatccttttataggtagctctccagttttcccggaaccacttattgaagagactgtctcttctccattgcatagtcttgcctcttttgttgtagattaattgaacataagtgcatgggtttatttctgggctctctatcctgtttcattcatctatgtgtctgtttttttttttccctgtaccatgctgttttgattactgttgctttgtaatatagtctgaagtcagggagtgtgattcctccagctctgttctcttttctcaagACAgatttggctattcagggtcttttgtgtttccaaacaaactgaaaaatttttgttctagttctgtgaaaaatgtccttgggatttttatagatttcattgaatctgtggattgccttgggtagtatggtctttttaacagtattaattcttccaatccatgaacacaatatatatttccatctgtgttatattcattttatttcatcagtgtcatttagttttccaagtacagggcttttacctccttaggtaggtttattcctaggtattttattgcttttgatgcaatggtaaatgagattatttccttaattcctctttctgatattttgttgttagcgtatagaaatacaacagatttctgtatattaattttgtatcctgcaactttaccagatTAATTTATGAGCCCTAGTAGTTTTCTCATgtcatctttaggattttctatatatagtatcatgtcatctgcaaacagtgacagttttacttcttcctttccaatttgaattcctttatttgtttttcttctctgggtgctgtggctaggacttccaaaactatgttgaataaaagtggcaagagtaggcttccttgtcttgttcctgatcctaGAGGTaatttcagcttttcaccgttgagtataatgttagctgtgggtttgtcatatatggcctttatgaTGTTGAGGTGTGTTGGGATATGATGCTGAATAAAGTAAAATCCCTGCCATTCTGGGACTTACATTCAGATTGTAGACCGTGCTACCCAGGAGAGTTAGGAGGAGAGCCTCCTCATGGACAGACATTTTGTTTGGGTTTGACATCTGGATCTTGGAGACCCTTTTCAATTAAATctgcaaagaaaattcaaatctAAAGGACCTGTTTTCTAGTACTTTCCCACTTCAGAATAGTGGTGGGGCCTAAAAGGGTGCAAATACATGCATGTCACTGGAAGACTTGGCTAAAGCTGCCACTTCCTGGAATCAGttcctacaaagaaaatgaacatcCCTTCTCTTCTTCAGCTGCAAATGGATCTCTAGCTCCAACCTGATGTTTAAGCATACAGTGGCCTGACCCTACCCCTGGCTACAAGCTGACCCACAACCTAAGCCTTCCTGATCCCTGTCATTCACCCCAGTTGCAAACTGTGGTCAACAGGGGCACTGGGTGAAGGGGTGAGGGCTCAGTGCTGCTCTCTTCCACCATCCGGACAGTAGAGTCTGGTGCTGCTACCTCTCAGAGGTCGTGGGTTAGGTAGTATGTGAGGAGAAGACACTGTTTCTGCAGAAAGGAGATATGTACTTTTTAATCCATCTTCCCAGCCTTATCCCTATGTCAAGAGAGACTACTGGGGACTAGAGCACCTAGTTATGATTTGATTATTTATGCTAATATTTGCCTAAAATTAACGGAGCTGGAGTTTGTGACTATATCTCTCATTAGGTAGAAATGGTAGAGACTGGGGATGGGcaccaatgaaatgattttcCTCCTTGGGGCCTGGCAGGCAGCCCACTGCTCTGGGGACCCTTGGTGTGAATGTTTGCTTTGCAACTGTGTTTGTGTCTGTTCCTAagagatattctttttttttttttattttcttcaggagACGAAATAAGCTGGAGGAAGAAATATATTGAACAAAGCTGGAAGACCCACTAGGGTGGAAAACTCTCAGAGCCGGGCAGAGATTAATTATGGTAGGTTAAAAGCTGTCCTGGACAACCCCCAGACTTCAGTGGTATAGCACAGTAAAACTTTATCTCTTATTTACGCAGCATCCAATATGAGTATACCTGGCTGGGCAGCTCTCCTGGACAGATCTCCATGGGGTgactcagggatccaggctccTTCCAATGTGTGGCTTCACTGTTTCCTAGAGGCCAGAATTCTCCAGGGCCTTGAGCTGTCTTCTAGATTTTCTATATCCAGCTGCCTGAGAATAAAAGGGGAGTGTGGAGGGTTATGTAGACATTTTAGGAGCCAAGCACAGCACTTGTGTCTAAGCCCATGCCCCCACTTAAATGCAAGGGGGAAATGTGGGTCCACCAAGTGCCCAGGAATAGGGAATGGATTTGATGACCATCCAGCCTACAGGATGTTATGCTGCAGGAAAGCAAGAGTCCCCGGAAGACTCCATTTGGGCATTAACGGGGCAATGCCTGATGGGTGGACTGTGAAAAGAGCAGGTTGATTGGCTGATCTGAACTTCTGGCTAATATTCCATCCAGGCCTAGTGGACACTTTTCATGTGGTTATTCCCTCTAGACCAGGCTCAACTTGCACATTTCCAGTATGGTTTACTGAAAAAGGGAGAATGCCATTTGGGAATGTGCCATTGACAATGACAATTCCAATTCACTCAGCTCTGGAAATGCAAAAGGAACATTAAGGTGGACAGTGGGAACTCAGCTAGCATTGCTTTGACCACCATGGAGAATAAGCAACCCCCTTTCTGGTGGGGTCCACCCAGTGCCAAGGGgaatctctttctctcctttattaGTGCCTGAAATCCCACCCTTAAAATCTAGGGCTTCTAACTGCAAGGACCAGCGTTTCTCATTACGTCACAAATTCTTTGTACCTCCTAGTAGAGGTGACATATAATGTAACTTatctcctccagcccctgagaTCTGATTACCCATTGTGGGATGTGAACTGGGAAGAGTGGGGAAGAAGTTCCATAGGGATATCCTGtggtaatgaaaagaaatatgagaaaGTTCTAGGTATAAACTTGGCTAACCTGACAAATTCTCTGACCCCCAAATGGAGCAGCAAATGCTAATGCGGAAGATTTcctaaaacagaattaaaatagGACAGTCAACTCAGAGGAAGTGGCCTATAACCAGCTTGAAAGGCCAGGCAGAGTTGCATGACTCCAGATCCCAATTAGGGAGGCTGAGACGACTCTTGCTGGGATGTTAGCCTTCCAGCTCACAAATAAGATGGCACAAAgccattttccatttcctttctcctgggcCAAGAGTCAGTCTCTGGAGAAGACAGTGAAGAAAGGAGGATTCCCTTGATAATGATtccttggaggaaagaaaggctgaaggaagaaaaaaaaaaatcccaaatgtcCCAGGAAAAAAATTCGGAAGTGAGGTTGGCCTTCCCAACTTGAGTGTCCTTCATGACTTATCCCTTGGGCTCCTCCCAATTCTTCTTGTCTCCTCTGTGGGTTAGTCTCTTAATCTCCCTAATCCTCCATTTCCCCATAAATGTAAAATAGTGATAATAACTCTGTCCTACATGGGAATTAAGTATTTGCAAAAATCCCATTTACCTCCTCCTCTGGATCCCCAGTGTCTCTGACATATTCCTCTGTTGAGTAGTGTCTTGTAATTTCATTGTTTACCTAAAGTATCTGGAGATAGGGACCTTCTTGGGCTTTTCAGTGACTGTgacatatttgtctttttgtgctcGGGAGCTAGTGCAGTGCTGGCCTCTTGAAATTGCTCAGTGAAAGTCTGCTGAGACAGTGGATGCAAGTATGAATCAACAAGTGAAGAAATGGATGAATGCATGAAAGTATGAAGGACTGGGCACCTCTGAGTGCCACTCAGGGTTACAGTAGATGTCTCTGTCCAAGAGTGCCAGCCTTTTGCAGTAGATGACTGGGAAGGGCTTTCACACATTCCAGGGAGCCTGGTCTGCTGGGGCAGGAGTGAGCACCTTTCTCCGGGGAGGAATGCTTCTGAGGGGTATCAACAGGGCTGAGAGTGACCATGCAATTCACAGTTAATTTTCCTTGGATATTTATGGGTAAGACAGGATATTGggtacattttcctttcttaaagcACCTTTATTGACCTAAATTGAGGGACTTTTATTTGTCTTGgtttttcttcagtaaaatggGATGATGTTTCACCAGTGTGCCTTCTGTTTACGATATTTACACATGTCCTTATTATTAAAGGTGGTCGGTTGGGAGGTGGGCCAACTAGCTGGGCCAATCTGCAGGGCTgtaattttaaagtctttatttaacctttatttttatttcaaggaaCTGGCTCAGTTGTGGGGGTTGGTAAGCCCAAATCTGTAGGACAGACTGGAAAGTCAGATAAGAATTGAAGTTGCAGTCTTGAGtctgaaatctgcagggcagATTTCTGTGTTATActcttgaggcagaatttcttttctctggGAAACCTCAGTTTGTGCTCctaaggccttcagctgattggatgaggcccacacACATTACTGAGGATAAATAGGCTCCTTTGTTAAAAGTGATTTtagatgttaatctcatctacaaaatgccTTCACTACAACATCTAGGttagtgtttgaccaaacagcAGGGTACCTTAGcctaacttttcttcttttacatgATTGAATTATGGTCCAATAgatttttattagaaatattttagctATGGCTTTTAGGAGACTTTACCCTGCTTTTGGGGTCTGTTAGTGACCTCCAGTTCGTTCTAATCAGTTTTGTCATCCACGATCCAGCATCTGAGGTTCTGACCAACATGTATAAAGTTGATATAGATCAGGTAACCCTGGATCATATGTACTCAAAAGAATTCTAAATTCCTCAATGAATAGTTACTGGTCTTGTCTGGGTTTAGGGAAATGCTTAATTATAGTTATTAATTCAGCTCTGGTCCAACAGTTGTCTGCATGTCTAGCTCATGGAAGGACTGTACCATTAGAGGCAACTGACATTTAAGGATCTTAGGAGATGTTGGGAGAGTGTAGGGGCTGGacaggggaagagcagggaggagTCAGTAGAGGTGTGGAGGGGGATCAGTTGGGAGGATAAGGGGGAAGACGCAGGTGCTGGGTCTAGGGAATTAACTGGACGAAAAGGAGGGGGAGGATTTGCCAGTAAAATGAATCTAGCTTGTTGTTGCCTAAGTTTGTCAAATTGCTCATTAGCTTGGCCAAGAATCTTTTAGCGAGTGTCTTGGGCCTTCAGCCTGACGGTTGGCTGTCTCCAAGTGCAGAGCTGGCAATTTGCTCCCTGCAGAAAACCAGGGAGAATACTGTCTCTGGGAAAAGTATTGGGATGGAAGAAGAATGTTACCCAGTTGTGTTGGTGACCCACAGCCAAGTCTGCATGAGAACCACAAACTCACCAGTGGGGTCCATGAGGCTGGCTTGATCAACAAGCCTGAGGGGGGCCTATGCCTGTGTTCTGCCCTGTGATTCTCCTTCTTGTGACAAACAGTAACTTTGACGGCAGCACACACGTTGGAAATACAAAAGGGagcaaaagagatgaaaaagaatggCCTAATTCCACCAAGGATGCAAACAAATGGGAACCAATAATAAAACCTGGGAGCTAAACCAGTAATAAGTAGCTGAGGACTCAGTGTGAAGGGGGAGGAGTTCAGATTTATCGTGTTGGTGTGGATTTGACCAGCCAAAGGCAGCAATACACAGACAGTACACCTGGCCAAAGGCTGGGGTCTGCAGTGATGCGTAGTACAGACTGTTTCTCGGTGGGACCTCcaggaaaactggaaataaatgaagaccacCCGAAGGAGAATAAACAGAAGCCATTTATTCAGAGCCTGCTGTAACAAGGGAATCAGCCAACATCGCTTGCATTTGTCAGGGTCTCAAAGGCAGGAAGAGGGTAGGAAAgtattacagtaaaaaaaaaaaaaaaaaaaaaaaagaaaaaaaaggggaaagCTTCAGGTGTGCTGATTGGAGGTGGTTGGCATGGCGACCCTGCAGGAGGCCTGACTAGAAGAGGGGCATCTTACGTGATTGGTTTGGGGAAGACACTTGCCTTTTTCTAGTAGGACCTGAGTTGGAAACAGATACAAAAAATAAGGAAGCTGGAAGTCACTGGCCAATTTCTGACCATTCTGGGCTAATTTCTGCAGAGGTTTGCCTGCCTAGGTGGG
Above is a window of Camelus dromedarius isolate mCamDro1 chromosome 18, mCamDro1.pat, whole genome shotgun sequence DNA encoding:
- the ADRA1D gene encoding alpha-1D adrenergic receptor, whose product is MTFRDLLSVSFEGSRSDSSARSSSAGGGGGGAGGSAVSEGPAVDGVRGTAGGGGGGVVGADSGEDNRSSAGEPGGAGAGGEVNGTAAVGGLVVSAQGVGVGVFLAAFILTAVAGNLLVILSVACNRHLQTVTNYFIVNLAVADLLLSTTVLPFSATMEVLGFWAFGRAFCDVWAAVDVLCCTASILSLCTISVDRYVGVRHSLKYPSIMTERKAAAILALLWAIALVVSVGPLLGWKEPVPPDERFCGITEEAGYAVFSSLCSFYLPMAVIVVMYCRVYVVARSTTRSLEAGVKRERGKASEVVLRIHCRSASTGSDAARGRRRSAKGHTFRSSLSVRLLKFSREKKAAKTLAIVVGVFVLCWFPFFFVLPLGSLFPQLKPSEGVFKVIFWLGYFNSCVNPLIYPCSSREFKRAFLRLLRCQCRPRRRRRPLWRDPGRHWRAWNGGPRPACAPGPGAPLPCAPLALTAPSAPSSPGTPEVQAPVVGRRKPPRAFREWRLLGPFRRPTTQLRAKVSSLSHKIRAGSAPRAEATCALPSEVETVSLGVPHDVAQGATCQAYKLADYSHLQETDI